From the Streptomyces syringium genome, one window contains:
- a CDS encoding rodlin, with product MLKRVIATAALTASAAGLLTAPAVAVGNDGRDTANGNAARTGYGNTVTGGDRSPQISAVQGTLNKLCVGVGKLGVQSIALLVNVGLQDIPVLTSQQQQQCADDSTISDGDDPLSHLVEEIPLLAGNGSANH from the coding sequence GTGCTGAAGAGAGTAATCGCGACGGCCGCCCTCACGGCTTCGGCGGCCGGTCTCCTCACCGCTCCCGCGGTGGCCGTCGGCAATGACGGCAGGGACACCGCGAACGGCAACGCCGCCAGGACCGGTTACGGCAACACCGTCACCGGTGGCGACCGAAGCCCGCAGATCAGCGCGGTGCAGGGGACGCTGAACAAGCTGTGCGTCGGCGTCGGGAAGCTCGGCGTCCAGTCGATCGCCCTGCTGGTCAACGTCGGACTTCAGGACATCCCCGTCCTCACTTCGCAGCAACAGCAGCAGTGCGCCGACGACTCCACGATCAGCGACGGCGACGACCCGCTGTCCCACCTCGTCGAGGAGATCCCGTTGCTGGCCGGCAACGGTTCCGCCAACCACTGA
- a CDS encoding GNAT family N-acetyltransferase, which produces MSDNQHSLSPAVVRLPRYTKTEQNEILGDGDDPFGVAAAGLTWLPKEEHFGIRHGDRLVAHAGLLRLPVAIGDIRTEVVGVGGVAVAPDVQGQGLARLVVTAALDHARTMGPQHALLFCRPPLVPLYQRLGWHQLDQDVLVEQPGTRLVTMPLRTMVTPLHNKAHWPSEPVRLFSLPM; this is translated from the coding sequence ATGTCTGACAACCAACACTCCCTGTCACCGGCTGTAGTTCGGCTCCCGCGGTACACGAAGACGGAGCAGAACGAGATCCTCGGTGACGGCGACGATCCCTTCGGTGTGGCCGCGGCCGGTCTGACCTGGCTGCCCAAGGAAGAACACTTCGGCATCAGGCACGGCGACCGGCTGGTGGCACACGCCGGCCTCCTACGGCTGCCTGTTGCGATCGGCGACATCAGGACAGAGGTGGTGGGCGTCGGCGGAGTGGCCGTCGCACCCGACGTGCAAGGCCAGGGGCTGGCTCGGCTCGTCGTCACAGCAGCACTCGACCACGCTCGCACGATGGGCCCCCAGCACGCGCTCCTGTTCTGCCGTCCTCCCCTCGTGCCGCTGTACCAGCGCCTCGGATGGCATCAGCTCGACCAGGACGTCCTCGTCGAGCAACCCGGAACCCGCTTGGTGACCATGCCACTGCGGACCATGGTGACGCCCCTGCACAACAAGGCGCACTGGCCTTCAGAGCCAGTGCGCCTGTTCTCCCTCCCGATGTGA